Sequence from the Prunus persica cultivar Lovell chromosome G5, Prunus_persica_NCBIv2, whole genome shotgun sequence genome:
aaaaccatcatgagtttagcataaaTAGAGAGAAGGCTATGAATTCCTATGAGAAACAAGGGTTTTAAGACAAGGGGGAATGGATTCTAAGAGGGTTTgttgaagagggagagagatgggGCTATGATGGGTGTGTTGAGTagtttccggcagcttgacgaaaaAGCTGTCAAGCTCTGGAACTTTTTAACAGAAGAGAAAAGGGGAGGAGATGGAGGAATAGGGCACGAAATTGCAGAGGTTTCAGATATGTGAGATGAAGCTTGCTatctgaatgtgtgtgttGGTTGTTAGGTAGGAGGTACCTCATATATAGCCGCTAGAAACTCCTCctttccaagaaaccctaatgatTTCTATCTAATTTGGCCAAGTCTttcccttcctttttcttctcttcctttgacTAATCCTATTTGGTGAAATTCTCTCTGTCCAATTGCACAAAAACAGGATTTGGGGAGCTCTAGGCTTTTCCCGCAACTGTTCCAATGGGGAACTCCCATTTTCagccatttttcttctttcttttctcctctcttCCATGGCTAGATCTGATGGGGGGAAAGAAGTAGGTATGTACACTGGTTCGAAAGGTACCTCCCCTCCTAGTGATCTGCGCACCAATACCCCCTAGTTCTTTGAATGCTTTTGCTTGAAATTCGTCTCTCCCCTTCTTCCCCCCCTCTCTTCCCATGTGCTAGAGCCTCCCAACAACTCACTGACATAACACTTTGGCTTTCATCCTGGTTCATGTTTCCAGCTAAGTGCTAGAAACTATAGATATTTTCTTGGCTCCTTGGGCTTTTGCTAAAGTGATTGGTTAGCCTACTAAGGGAATGAGCTTAAATGATGGGGTAATTTCCTAGGGTATTGggcttcctttttttctcttttatgctTACCTacatatttgggctcaagaaatgggcttaAGTTTCAGGGCTCCCAAACGACCCAAAACTTCCGTTTCTTGGCTTAttaatgggcctcatgaaagTTTCGTTTCCATCCATgccacaacccactcagcaAGCTCCAGGCATTTGTGTGGCTTGGGTCCACTAAAACTTGTAGCGTGGTTGGGTGTGAAATAATGATTttttgcttggcatggcatgtcaATTGGCGTGCTTTAATTTTATCGTCTTTGAAAAGGGATATGATGCTTAACTGGGTAATTAGCTTGAGCTCGTAGAGCCAGTGTATTTTATAGGCTATAGCGTGGCagattgcatatttatttggcatggcacATGGTCGTAGCTCGTGTAAGTGTGCATGAGGAATTTCGCGTGTTCCAAACTgggtcttttcttaataaggtGTCACACTAGGCCGGGAATTTATTTGGACCCAAccctgaatttttttgggcctTAACAACTGTACACCAGCTTTGCAGActgtttttatttgggttGGCAAGGATTGGGATGTTTTGAACTTGAGCTGAGATGCTGTTGTTTTATATGCATATCTTTGGCATGTTTAGACATTGACCTTTGATGCATTCTTGTTTTGGATGCATTTGGATGTTTTGTAATTGAGGTGTGATGCTCTTGTTTTGGATGCAATTGAATGGATGCTTTGTAATTGAGCTGTGGTGTTCTTGTTTTGGATGCAATTAAAAGGATATGTTGTATAAGAGATGTCATGTTCTTATTTTGGTTCCATTGATTTGGTGTATACTGGATATGTGCACTTGGAACCCAAAATTAGAGTTGTGATGTATATTGGATGTTTGTTTTCAAGGCCAGttggaactcaaaattggggAAAAGGAAGACTCATTCCATAACCGATCAAAGATACATCGAACCAACACAACCCCCTCCATTACATCCAAAACCTAACCAACATTAAGTTGTCAGCTGTAAATGACCAACATTGCCATTATCTTTggcaaacaacaaaaaaataaccaTTACAAACAAGAACACATAACCCAAAACCATGGGGTTTTCAGCTTTTGTTTTCCacactttctttcttgttcagAGAGGTTGATTTTCCTAATCAGACCTGGGATTATTTGCTTCGATCTCTCACACATCTCTGGGTCAGCCCATTCCCAAAATATGCATCAGTTCTTCTGCAtaaacacaattttttttattacaatCATACAGTGGCACCATCAGAAATAGACCTAaccaaaatcccaaatttcaCAATCACATTGACAAACACAAATCCAACTTACCCTCCCACGAACTTCAAACCTCCTTCCAGGATGTGAACCTGTCCAAGATGTATATGTTTTCACAGCATTGCCATAGTAGCGCAACTACAACCTCACTGAAATGGGCTCTTCAATGTGCAATCGAGACCTCATTGACTCACCATCAATGCTAGGTAGGTTCCtcctcatcttttttttttgttcacctCATCCTTATCTTTTCAAGCTGTGCGATTATTAGGTTGTTAGAGAGGGTCAACTTCCAATAAATGGTTTGGACTTTCCTTTGTACAAATTGGAGGGAAGAAATGACGGGATAAATGGGAATAAAAGGGTTTGAGAGTGCTAACATACAGACTGAACGTATTTGCCCTAAAAAAGGAAGTCATGTGCCTTCCACATGACTTATTTGACAGAGTAATGAAGCAACTAGCTACCTACTACGGAAGCGACTTTTTCTCTCTAACCATAGCCCCTCCTTTGAAAACACTTGCAGCGCTGCTTTGGGGATGGAGGCCTTAGTTCCTCCTCCCCTCTCCTCTCATCTCTTCCTTCCCACTTTCTCATTTCCTACTTATTccttctatttttctctttctctttctctatctcttTCTCCTCTGTGAGagtcttctctctcctttgtgagagttcTTCCTCTCATTTGTGAGAGTTTATGTTACtttctgtttatttatttttgctttatatCTCCCTTAATCTCCTCTCCAACTCCTTCCCATCCCTCTGATCTCCCTCATCTCTGACACCTTGTGTCTCCAAACGCCCCTATCTATCTATTACATCTCCCTCAAGTTCTCCTCTTCCCCTTTACCTATGTTAAACTTTCTctactttttttctcttcaccTCACCTTAAATTTCCCTAAATTATGCCCAAATCTGGAAAACCCACATCTGCACTTCCACTTTCCTCTTTCATCCCTACCCATAAATGTTGTTCTTCAATCTACACTTCTCACATGTACATCCCTTGCCCCTACGCTGTTATGGTGTCCTTCACACATTCCCTCTGGTTGTGTCCCGACCCGAGATCTCAACGACCAGCCACTGCTCTTCGGTTTCATGGATGAGGATACTTCAAAAGTGCTCTTTGCACTAGCTTCTAGGATTATGGTATTGCTCTTTGTGTGGGTGGTTTGTCCACCACCATTCTCCGCTCTAAGCAACGGTTTGTCTGGTTACTGATTACCCATCTTTAGTGGTTGTGAATTTGCGGCGACGGAGCGGCAAGGGGAAAGTGGCGGATGTAGCTTCTCAGATTTAGGGTTCTTCCTTTGTGTTTGTATTGGGCTAGATgtttgttttagggttttcctTTATGtggctttttttatttctgttgGGCTGAGGCCTTGTATCTAACTGTGTTGGGCTggttttttttgcattttttgaTTGTGTAATCTCTTTCATCTTTATGAAATGAATTAccttgaccccaaaaaaaaaaacaaatattgacagagtaatggatgaaatgtcTCTCACTCTAATGGTGGGGGGAAATtagcaataaaatttaatttatatccttaattttttaaataaaaagatttggGGGTAAATTAAAAGTATAATACAAGTTTAGGAGGTAATTCGGCatatctcttttattttagaaaatgAATGAGGAGGATGGTTGGAGTTGTAAGCAGTATAAATGTAAAGTAGAAGCCAATGTTGTCTGCCATGTACTAGAAGCGGACCAACTATTTCACATTCTCCTGGGAAAAAATACTTCAACACAACGCACGCTCGGGAGTAGACGATCACTTCCACAGTAAAAGACAAAACCTTGAAAAggccaaaaggaaaaaaataaataccgGAAATGGTTAAAATATGGAACAAATGTACAGAGCCTCTTTCTGTCTCTCCTTCCtttgatgtgaaaatttggaaatctCCTCCTTTTGGGGGCTCTCTGAACCAAATCTATCTCTAAATtctcattcttttttctttccctttaatTTCCTCACTCCTATCAATTCCTCTACCACGTTCTCCTTACTGATTCAATAATTTCCCATTTTGCTAAGCCACTTTCTGATGGTCTCTTCATTATCTTTTGGACATTTTGAGGCTGTAGATCCAACCGCAATTCCAACTTGGTAACTTGTTTCATTTTGGTTAGATTTTTGTTCAAGTATCTTGCTTTGATCTGTGTTGTGCCTCCTAATTTGCTGTTGTAGAAGTAGCTGTAGCTCCTTGTTATTTCTCGGGAAGGTTCTTAGCTAAAAGCTTTGTAATTTGTGTTGTAGATGTTTTCTTGAAGTACCCATTTCTCATGTTGCTaagatttctcaaaatttcagCAATTTGTATAGAATTTTGGTGAATTCAGCTTGTGGGTACTTTCCTCTGTGTTACGAGAACCTGTAAGATAGCACTTAGGGTTTGTAACactcttgttttctttcaagCACTGTACTTTTTGTGTTGAGGAATTATACTTGCAATGGATTATGGAAGAGAAACTAATGTAGTGCAAGTAATCACTGGGAATAGTGTTGGCGGTGATATTTGGTCTGCTGATCAAGCAGTTTGGGCTACTGAGGATGAGTACCGAGTTTGGAATAATGGTGACGCGTTGGCGGACACCATGTCCAACTCGAATTATGATCAAAGGCAATCTCAAAGTCGCTCTGGAAGCGAACCCCCAAATAAGAAATCAAGGAACTCCCAAGATGCAACTTCGTCTAACCGGTCAAAAGCCATTGGGAAAATGTTTTTCAAAACCAAACTTTGTTGCAAATTCCGTGCTGGGACGTGCCCCTACGTCACTAATTGCAACTTTGCTCATAGCATTGAGGAGCTTCGAAGGCCACCTCCAAATTGGCAAGAAATTGTGGCTGCTCATGAGGAAGAAAAGGGGGTATCTTCGGAGCCAAGGGAAGAATATCAAATTCCAATAGTCTCTACAGGTTATGGTGTGGAGACTCAGAGGTCGTATAAAGGGAGGCATTGCAAGAAGTTTTATACTGAGGAAGGCTGCCCTTATGGGGATAATTGTACTTTTCTTCATGATGAGCAGTCGAAGAATCGAGAGAGTGTGGCAATAAGTTTAGGTCCAGGAGGGTATGGTGGTGCTGCAAATGGAGCAAATAACAAGCCATCAAATTGGAAAACAAGGATTTGCAATAAGTGGGAATTGACAGGATATTGCCCATTTGGAAGTAAATGCCATTTTGCTCACGGCGTTGCAGGTAtgatttatttactttttccGTCTTTGCTTTACGGAAAGCATTTGATGTTGATTCTTTATATATGATAGCTCAGTTTTGAAAAATCAGTAATTGCTTGCTCTAAGATTTGAGAATGATATTAATCCATCTTCCATAGCAGTAAATAATTCCCTTGTGTTGCCACTTTGTCAGTGTAACTTTTCATAGAGCTGGCCATCTTGCTTGGGTTCCCATTCTATAACTTTTATATCTACTTTCAGTTTCATTATCTAGATGCTTGGTGTCCTGCATTTTCAATGTCCAAATAAGTGAGACACTGCTACCTATAATTTGTGGtagaaattttaatttcatgcaaCACTTAAGTCCAAGCTTTTCcatgttttgcttttgttttaggAAAGCACTTCAGTatattaagaaatcaattaTGGTTAACTACCACTATTGTTGGTTTTGTAATAGTTTCAAGATTATGGTATACCGGTTAACTTGTTCTTTTGGCGCATCATTAACAAAGACTAACTACCTATGCTTTTTCCTTGTAAAAGAGAAACATGAACACatgattgtttgtttttcctcATAAAGCAAAGACACTTGTCAACACACTTTCGCGTTCATTTGTTTATCATAGAGAACCTTGGGACAGAAGTTCTAGATTGCAAGATCATAACATGATTCTATTCCTAACCGGCCAAcccatcttttattttatccaAGCTCTAGGGGCAGTAAAAAGTTACCTGAACAGAAATATGCAAactacattgtaaacttattGTTTAACTTGTCCACCTCGGTTATTGGTTGTGGCAGAGAGTGTATACTCATTATGCATGGAAGGGAAGAAATTTCCCCCTCTCTCTTACTTAACCATCTGTGGCCTTGAAGCAAGGTGCTGTTGAAGTTGCCCATGCTGATTGGCCCAATTGAATAGTTTGTCTGTTTCTTTATTGTTAATATAAGTGTACATGAGTATGATTGGAGAATAGGAAGGTAAAGGAAGAAGATCAGCTGAAGAATGCCCTTAGGACTCGAGTAGCCAAGTAAGAGGCTACCATCAGTACAGATTAAATTATTGCAGTTAATCCCAAGCTTTACCATGTCAAGTTATTGTCACTTGTCCACCCCTGTTATTGCTTATGATAGGGAGTGTATACTCATTATGCACGGAGGGAAGAAATCTccccccctctctcttttatttttatttatttttaaccatCTATGGCCTTGATGCAAGGTGCTATTGAAGTTTCCTATGCTGATTGGGGCAATTAAATAGTTTCTCTGTTTCTTAATTCTAGTAGAAGTCTACGTGAGCATGATTAGAGCATAGAAAGGCAAAGAAAGAAGGCCAGCCGAAGAATTCTCTTTAGACTCCAGCAGCCAAGTAAGAGGCTACCATTGCTCCAGAATGAATTATTGCGGTTTAATCCTGGAAGAATACAAAGAATAAAAGACCATCCACAATCAGTAATTCATCCAGGGGGCTGGGTCTATTCCCCAACCTGCTTAAAAACCTTAGCAGAAAATCCAGGACAGAACAATCGGTCCAAAAAGGCCTACATCTGACTAAGGAGGAGGCCACAAGTATTattcaaaaatatttaatacagGCATATTTAAGCCTAGGCAAGGAAAGTTCCTAATTAGAAGCTCTATATCATTTTTTAATTCCTTTttacaaaactaaaattaGACGTACCACCTGAGCCTCTATAGTTTTTAGAAACAAAACTATTTGTGGAAATTTGTATTGTTTGGGTCTGCGCTGCCCGTAAGCATATATTGACATAGTgccatataataaataaaacacacacacacacacgcatacattccattttctttttactgCTTAATATCTCCTTAAGCCACACAAGTTTCTAACTCCTATTATGTCTTCAAGggaggaagaaaacaaatacacAAACTCTAGTTCCTACTCTGGATGTTGCTAAGAAACCTGGGGTATTTAATATTCCAACGGTTAAAGTTTAAAACAATTGTTTGCACATGTCCTAACAGCTTCAGGTTTTGGGATCTAGTGGTTGCCTAACATAGGATCAGAGCATTGGTTGGTGGAGATCCTTGGTACGAAATCTCCAATCCCCATTCTCACTTCTTTGTTGATTTGCAAGGTGCAGGATGGGGCTGCACCCATACGTTTCTCTCTCTGAATTTCTCTGCCACTCCACATGTAGGATGGCGCTTGCATGAGAGAGAGGGTGTTAGTTTGATATACATTCCCTTACAGCTTAAGCTTTTGGGAAAGTGGTAAACCAAGTATGTATATCACCTGACGAACTGTACCGATGGTGTTAAACACAAATTAGGGACCGGCTTAAGAGAAGTGTGGCTGGACCACTTTTGAGGTGATCAATTTTTGCTCGTTAAGGGTTTGACTGGTGTATTGAAGTCTAGAAAAAATCCTACATCTTGCATGAGGGAGGCTTGCATGGAATTTACACCTCAAGAGATAAAGCTTAAGCAAGGCTCATGTAGATGCATAATGTTGTTGTACAACTTGATCTCGTTTGGCTGCCAGTGCTGTTACTGTTGTATTGTGAGTTGGTTTGGTAAGGATTActagtttgtttattttgcttacttctttaccttttttttctctaatttgTAAGTTTATCAGCTACAAGCATTAGTATAAGATCTGGCTTAGTACAAGTTTGTATGGTGTGATGTTTATGTTAAGGTCACGAGTCTGCACACTTTGTTGACATTAAATGAAAATACGCTCTTATCATCTGTAGGTCTTAAATTTGTATGCCACTGAAGAGTAGCATGCTAATATGTTGTCTGGAATGTGGATGATTTGTCTTCAACTATTTGAGGGTGTGTTTTTACGTTTGGGTGCAATATCTATAGAGACTGTAGTGATCATATTAATATCCTCTTtcctgaaaagaaaattgtaatAATCAAACTGCAGTTCAACTTAAACTGATGATGCTTTCATTATCTAACTTTGGAATTCTAAACTTCTGACTACAGAATTACACCGATATGGTGGTGGGCTTGTGGAGGGGGACGTTAGAGAGTCTTCTTCAGCCCCTCCTGACAATAAGCAGGGTGGAGTACCTTCTAAAACCCCAGCAGATACTGTGGTAGTATCAGTCCCGCTAGTTCCTCATTCTGATGTTTATCACCTCGGAGTTCCATCACAAAGATCATCGATTGTAATTCAGAGGCCTGGGCAGAGAGCCCATCAGAAATGGAAGGGACCAGACAAAATCAGTAGGATATATGGTGACTGGATTGATGAGATCGAATAAAATCTGGGATCCTCGCTTCCAAATGTTAAAGATGTACTGTGGTAACTTACATATATCCTCCATGGATTTAGATAGAAAACTAGATACCAAGTCTCTGCAAGAGATTTTGGGATCATGTAGCTGTAACTTATCTGTAGAAGTAGTTTTTGTTTCCTTGCTTCTAGTTTAGGTTTCATGCCTGGCTTGGTGAAGGCACAGCCCATCTGTTTCATGTGCGAATTTTGTTGTTACAATTAGAACTTGAAGCTTGTATCACTCTCTTAGTTGTCCTTATTACCATATACAATTATGGGATGACCGTCTTCGTCCAGAGAGACGATGGTCATTAGCTTGTACCACTTTGttcaaattatcaattaaaataattaaacatcTCGCTTTCACCCATTTTGGCGTTGATCATAACACTTGTATCAAGTTTTTCCCTATTTTGAGGTTCTTTTTCCTGTCTGAAACTTTCTTCTCTGAGATGATTGTAAAATAACTCTACTAGAATAAAGGGACGGGGTGGCAATGGGTCGTGTTCGGGTTGATCTAATTTATATTCGAGTCCTATATTTGTGTCGTGTTTGGATCGTGTAACAATATAATGTTTCTTCCAATTGGATATTTAATATTGTTTACAATTTAGTATTTAATGTTTCTGCCCTCTATGATATGAAAATctacaaatttaattaaaaacgtTTACCCTTTTGTTTGAACAGCCAAAGATGAGGGCGTTGTATATTGGTGGCTTGGATTAATAGT
This genomic interval carries:
- the LOC18777413 gene encoding zinc finger CCCH domain-containing protein 56; this translates as MDYGRETNVVQVITGNSVGGDIWSADQAVWATEDEYRVWNNGDALADTMSNSNYDQRQSQSRSGSEPPNKKSRNSQDATSSNRSKAIGKMFFKTKLCCKFRAGTCPYVTNCNFAHSIEELRRPPPNWQEIVAAHEEEKGVSSEPREEYQIPIVSTGYGVETQRSYKGRHCKKFYTEEGCPYGDNCTFLHDEQSKNRESVAISLGPGGYGGAANGANNKPSNWKTRICNKWELTGYCPFGSKCHFAHGVAELHRYGGGLVEGDVRESSSAPPDNKQGGVPSKTPADTVVVSVPLVPHSDVYHLGVPSQRSSIVIQRPGQRAHQKWKGPDKISRIYGDWIDEIE